A portion of the Shewanella sp. SNU WT4 genome contains these proteins:
- the trmA gene encoding tRNA (uridine(54)-C5)-methyltransferase TrmA, translating into MNFAALDPASYQTQLDDKIKQLSADFAEFSPPQIQAFASAPAHYRMRAEFRVWHEGEDLYYYMFDNETQQKVRCDQFLPASKLINDMMLALMAELRPNKALRHKLFQVDFLSTVSGEILVSLLYHRQLDSEWQQEAEALKARLGQQFNVNLIGRARKQKITLDKDFVVEAIEVKGKVLKYKQIENSFTQPNAGVSVHMLEWAIDVTQDSQGDLLELYCGNGNFSIALAPNFNRVLATELAKPSVDSAQYNIAINNIDNLQIIRMSAEDFSEAMNHGRQFTRLKDIDLKSYQCNTIFVDPPRAGLDPDTVALVQGYERILYISCNPDTLKDNLKVLTQTHDVKQFALFDQFPYTHHKECGVLLVRKSA; encoded by the coding sequence ATGAATTTTGCCGCGCTCGATCCAGCCAGCTACCAAACACAACTCGATGATAAAATTAAGCAGCTGTCGGCTGATTTCGCAGAATTCTCACCACCACAGATCCAAGCATTTGCTTCTGCACCGGCTCATTACCGTATGCGCGCCGAGTTTCGCGTATGGCATGAAGGTGAAGACCTGTATTACTACATGTTTGATAACGAAACCCAGCAAAAAGTAAGATGCGATCAGTTCTTACCCGCCAGCAAGCTGATTAATGACATGATGTTGGCGCTGATGGCTGAATTACGCCCGAATAAAGCTTTACGTCATAAGCTCTTTCAAGTGGATTTCCTTTCCACGGTTAGCGGCGAAATTTTGGTATCTCTGCTTTATCATCGCCAGCTTGATAGCGAATGGCAGCAAGAGGCTGAAGCCCTAAAAGCCAGATTAGGGCAGCAATTTAACGTCAACTTGATTGGCCGTGCCCGCAAACAGAAAATCACTTTAGATAAAGATTTTGTGGTTGAAGCCATAGAAGTCAAAGGCAAGGTATTAAAGTACAAGCAAATCGAGAATAGCTTTACTCAACCTAACGCTGGCGTATCAGTGCACATGTTGGAGTGGGCAATTGATGTGACTCAAGATAGCCAAGGCGATTTATTAGAGCTGTATTGCGGTAACGGTAACTTCTCAATCGCATTAGCCCCAAACTTTAATCGGGTATTAGCCACTGAGCTTGCTAAACCGTCTGTGGATTCAGCGCAGTACAATATCGCCATCAACAACATAGATAACCTGCAAATTATCCGTATGTCGGCTGAAGATTTTAGCGAAGCTATGAATCACGGCCGTCAATTCACGCGCTTAAAGGATATCGATCTTAAGAGTTATCAGTGCAACACCATATTTGTTGACCCCCCACGGGCGGGCCTAGATCCAGATACGGTAGCATTAGTGCAAGGGTATGAGCGCATTTTGTATATTTCATGCAATCCAGACACCTTAAAAGATAACCTGAAAGTGCTGACCCAAACCCATGACGTTAAACAGTTTGCCCTGTTCGATCAGTTCCCATATACCCACCATAAAGAATGTGGCGTGTTATTGGTGCGCAAATCTGCCTAA
- the fabR gene encoding HTH-type transcriptional repressor FabR, with protein MGIRAQQKEKTRRALVDAAFNQLSAERSFSSLSLREVAREANIAPTSFYRHFKDMNELGLTMVDEGGLTLRQMMRKGRQRAEAGGSVIRISVETFMEVLDSNPNVFRILLHERSGTSAAFRAAVAREIEHFISELTHYIEASTGRSPDLARAQAEALVTLVFNAGAAALDMKRVERKILAEQLVMQLRMVAKGAEMLQLRITGTAV; from the coding sequence ATGGGGATCCGCGCGCAGCAAAAAGAGAAGACACGGCGAGCATTAGTGGATGCCGCATTTAATCAATTAAGTGCGGAGCGGAGTTTTTCTAGCTTGAGTTTGCGTGAAGTCGCTCGTGAGGCCAATATTGCGCCCACTTCTTTCTATCGCCACTTTAAAGACATGAATGAATTAGGTCTGACCATGGTGGATGAGGGCGGCTTAACCTTGCGCCAGATGATGCGCAAAGGGCGCCAGCGCGCTGAAGCGGGTGGCAGTGTTATCCGAATTTCAGTGGAAACCTTTATGGAAGTGCTGGATTCTAACCCTAACGTGTTTCGTATTTTGCTGCATGAACGCTCAGGCACTTCGGCAGCTTTTAGAGCCGCGGTAGCCCGCGAAATCGAGCACTTTATTTCTGAACTGACGCATTATATTGAAGCGTCCACTGGTCGTTCTCCTGATTTAGCCCGCGCTCAAGCGGAAGCTTTAGTGACGCTGGTGTTTAATGCTGGCGCTGCGGCCTTAGATATGAAGCGAGTCGAGCGTAAAATCTTGGCCGAGCAATTGGTGATGCAACTGCGTATGGTCGCCAAAGGCGCCGAAATGCTGCAGCTTAGAATTACAGGTACTGCTGTATAA
- a CDS encoding fatty acid desaturase translates to MRKPPIIWTNVLIFSITFAIAFIFVPWRAIIHGFDGMEWLAFIVLAFFSGLSITAGYHRLWSHKTYKVHPVIRVIYALGGALALQNSALHWCSDHRIHHKHVDNNDRDPYSAKMGFWYSHIGWMLREYQHQRYHDYSNVKDLQNDAIVMWQHKHYVSLLLVMNLGLPLFLGWLNGDMLSMLLMAGFLRLVVVHHCTFFINSLAHIWGKQPYTDKNTARDNGLIALLTYGEGYHNFHHIFEYDYRNGIHWWQYDPTKWLIKLFSYCGLAKDLRQVPQERIETAKLEMQLKQAQTQLAKLPNGEVWMSKLDNEYEDIKQALIAYYQAKKALLDAKRQTLSYCDLKQEVAELRINLTHKFKHWQRVTRELPF, encoded by the coding sequence ATGCGCAAACCCCCGATTATTTGGACCAATGTTCTAATCTTCTCAATCACTTTCGCCATTGCCTTTATTTTCGTTCCTTGGCGTGCCATCATCCATGGCTTCGATGGTATGGAATGGCTGGCATTTATCGTGCTGGCATTTTTCAGTGGTTTATCTATTACTGCGGGCTATCACAGACTCTGGTCCCACAAGACTTATAAAGTTCACCCAGTCATCCGCGTGATTTACGCTCTCGGCGGGGCGCTGGCCTTACAAAACAGTGCATTACATTGGTGCAGCGATCATCGCATTCATCATAAGCATGTCGATAATAATGATAGAGACCCCTATTCCGCCAAAATGGGCTTTTGGTACAGCCACATAGGTTGGATGCTACGGGAATACCAACACCAGCGTTATCATGACTACAGCAACGTCAAAGACTTGCAAAATGATGCGATAGTCATGTGGCAACATAAGCATTATGTCAGCCTGTTATTGGTGATGAACCTTGGCCTGCCTTTGTTCTTGGGCTGGCTCAATGGCGACATGCTCTCTATGTTGCTCATGGCTGGTTTCTTACGTTTAGTGGTAGTGCACCACTGCACCTTCTTCATTAACTCGCTGGCCCACATTTGGGGCAAACAGCCATATACAGATAAAAATACCGCGCGGGATAATGGTTTAATCGCGCTGTTAACTTATGGCGAGGGTTACCATAATTTTCATCACATCTTTGAATATGATTATCGCAATGGCATTCACTGGTGGCAGTACGATCCCACTAAGTGGTTGATTAAGCTATTTTCATATTGTGGTCTGGCTAAAGATCTGCGCCAAGTACCGCAAGAGCGCATTGAAACCGCCAAGTTAGAAATGCAGCTGAAGCAGGCGCAAACTCAGCTAGCCAAATTGCCGAATGGCGAAGTGTGGATGAGCAAGCTTGATAATGAGTATGAAGATATAAAACAAGCACTTATCGCATACTACCAAGCAAAGAAAGCCTTGCTGGACGCTAAACGGCAAACCCTCAGCTATTGCGATTTAAAGCAAGAGGTTGCCGAACTGCGGATTAATTTGACGCATAAATTTAAGCATTGGCAGCGGGTGACGCGGGAGCTTCCTTTCTAA
- the selD gene encoding selenide, water dikinase SelD, translating into MASNIKLTEYSHGAGCGCKISPKVLSTILGSQLPEFKDPNLLVGNQSRDDAAVYRLNDETGIISTTDFFMPIVDDPFTFGRIAATNAISDIYAMGGTPIMAIAILGWPVNKLSAEVAQQVVDGGRQACADAGIVLAGGHSIDAPEPIFGLAVTGQIPLTELKQNNTAQAGDRLYLTKPIGVGILTTAQKQKKLADEDLHIAPEAMCQLNKVGAKIAKISSVNAMTDVTGFGLAGHLLEMCHGANVSAQIDMAALPLLTKTQHYLDLGCIPGGTHRNFDSYGEHLPSLTEQQKALLCDPQTSGGLLVAVSAEGEAELINLLTAEGIAPICIGSLLPADSATTTVELK; encoded by the coding sequence ATGGCAAGTAATATCAAATTAACCGAATATAGCCATGGAGCTGGTTGCGGTTGCAAAATCTCTCCTAAAGTTCTGAGCACCATTTTAGGCTCGCAACTCCCTGAATTTAAAGATCCTAACTTGTTAGTTGGTAATCAAAGTCGTGATGATGCCGCAGTTTATCGTTTAAATGATGAAACCGGCATTATCAGCACTACCGACTTCTTCATGCCGATTGTCGATGACCCTTTTACCTTCGGCCGCATTGCTGCCACTAACGCCATCAGTGATATTTATGCCATGGGTGGCACACCTATCATGGCGATTGCGATTTTAGGTTGGCCAGTGAATAAGCTCAGCGCGGAAGTTGCCCAGCAAGTTGTTGATGGCGGACGTCAAGCCTGCGCCGATGCGGGTATTGTTCTTGCCGGTGGCCACAGCATTGATGCTCCTGAGCCTATTTTTGGTTTAGCGGTTACTGGTCAAATCCCATTAACTGAATTAAAGCAAAACAATACCGCGCAAGCGGGCGATCGCTTATATCTGACTAAGCCGATTGGTGTGGGCATTTTAACCACAGCGCAGAAGCAAAAGAAATTGGCCGATGAAGACTTACATATAGCGCCAGAAGCTATGTGCCAGTTAAACAAGGTTGGCGCCAAGATAGCTAAAATCAGCAGCGTAAATGCCATGACAGATGTCACTGGCTTTGGTCTTGCGGGTCACTTACTAGAAATGTGTCACGGCGCCAATGTTAGCGCGCAAATTGATATGGCGGCATTGCCTTTGCTGACTAAGACCCAACATTATTTGGATCTTGGCTGCATTCCTGGTGGCACCCATCGCAACTTTGATAGCTATGGTGAGCATTTACCAAGCCTGACTGAGCAGCAAAAAGCACTGCTGTGCGATCCACAAACCAGTGGCGGCTTGTTAGTAGCAGTCTCAGCAGAAGGCGAAGCTGAACTGATTAACTTACTGACCGCAGAAGGCATTGCTCCTATCTGTATCGGCAGCTTACTGCCAGCAGACAGCGCGACCACGACTGTGGAGCTCAAATAA
- the mnmH gene encoding tRNA 2-selenouridine(34) synthase MnmH yields the protein MMSQVIPASQYRDIFLEDRPLIDTRAPIEFIKGAFPSSVNLVLMSDGERHKVGTCYKEQGPEAALALGHELVRGKLKQQRVDAWLDFIKANPNAYINCFRGGQRSRITQQWIKDAGVDVAYVEGGYKAMRQYLIGVIDSVPQQSMQILSGITGSGKTDFLLQRQEAVDLEGIANHRGSSFGKKHEPQPTQINFENNLAVALLKHQQRACSSLLLEDESFLIGRSAIPQSFYEKMQQADVLVLEECQDARLQRLLNDYVHIMHQGYVERLGEEQGFIAFSAYLEQSITGIKKRLGGKQYAEFQQIIASALDLQLSRNDTSGHLAWISLLLDIYYDPMYQYQLQEKAPRVKFKGSHADMHQWLDEQAK from the coding sequence ATAATGAGTCAAGTCATTCCAGCGAGTCAGTACCGGGATATTTTCCTCGAGGACCGACCGCTGATTGATACTCGGGCTCCGATTGAATTCATCAAAGGCGCATTCCCAAGCTCAGTCAATTTAGTCTTGATGAGCGATGGCGAGCGCCATAAAGTCGGTACTTGCTATAAAGAACAAGGCCCGGAGGCTGCGCTCGCTCTCGGCCATGAACTGGTCAGAGGCAAGCTCAAGCAGCAGCGCGTTGATGCGTGGCTGGATTTTATCAAGGCCAATCCCAATGCCTACATCAACTGTTTTCGTGGCGGCCAACGCTCACGCATTACTCAGCAGTGGATAAAAGATGCTGGGGTGGATGTTGCTTATGTTGAAGGTGGCTATAAGGCCATGCGCCAATATTTGATTGGTGTCATCGATAGTGTGCCACAGCAGTCTATGCAGATATTAAGCGGCATTACAGGTTCAGGTAAGACAGATTTTTTACTGCAGCGCCAAGAAGCGGTTGATCTTGAAGGCATAGCTAATCACAGAGGTTCAAGCTTCGGTAAGAAGCATGAACCGCAGCCAACTCAGATTAATTTTGAGAACAACTTAGCTGTGGCGCTATTAAAGCATCAACAGCGCGCTTGCTCATCACTCTTACTGGAAGATGAAAGCTTTTTGATTGGCCGCTCGGCTATCCCACAAAGCTTTTATGAAAAGATGCAGCAAGCCGATGTATTAGTGCTGGAAGAATGTCAGGATGCGCGCTTACAACGCTTACTTAATGACTACGTGCATATCATGCACCAAGGTTACGTTGAGCGTTTAGGTGAAGAGCAAGGCTTTATCGCCTTTAGCGCCTATCTTGAGCAAAGTATTACTGGCATTAAAAAGCGCTTAGGCGGCAAGCAATATGCTGAGTTCCAGCAGATTATTGCTAGCGCCTTAGATTTACAGCTGTCACGCAATGATACCTCTGGGCATTTAGCCTGGATTTCCTTACTGCTCGATATCTATTACGACCCTATGTATCAATATCAGCTGCAAGAAAAGGCGCCGCGAGTTAAATTCAAAGGCAGCCATGCGGATATGCATCAGTGGCTCGATGAACAAGCCAAATAA
- a CDS encoding MFS transporter → MFFSRRFFPYFVVQCLGALNDNVFKNTLLLMVAWASINDLPMPIDVFVNLAAALFILPFLLFSAHAGYIADGHDKAWLIRWLKAIELVLMLAGAVAIMTHSYVWMLVLLFLMGTQSAYFGPVKYALLPQSLASSELVRGNAWVEVGTFLAILAGTIGAGIMMASNHAAVLSASAVAVFGAIGWLASLAIAPLPPLAAASANSHQGYWRLLQSVKAQSNIFTAVLGISWFWFVGAIYLTQFPNFTRLFLHANPGVVSLLLALFSIGIASGSFMCVKLAKGQIELGLLPIGLLGLAVFGLDLVWAVQGVTPLANGELYVASYFIQSSSHWRLMVDLFMVGLSGGIYIVPLYSFIQAEARPSERAQVIAANNILNAIFMIASALVAIVLLQVLELSIVQLFAITALLNLPVIYLLCLTKPKFKRAALRYLRGSNR, encoded by the coding sequence ATGTTTTTCAGTCGACGTTTTTTTCCCTATTTTGTCGTGCAGTGCCTTGGCGCCCTTAATGATAATGTCTTTAAAAATACCCTGTTGTTAATGGTGGCTTGGGCCAGCATTAACGACTTGCCAATGCCTATCGACGTCTTTGTGAATTTAGCGGCCGCCTTATTTATCCTGCCATTTTTGTTGTTTTCAGCCCATGCGGGCTATATCGCCGATGGCCATGATAAGGCGTGGCTGATCCGCTGGCTTAAAGCCATAGAACTAGTGCTTATGTTAGCTGGCGCTGTGGCGATTATGACCCACAGCTATGTGTGGATGCTGGTGTTACTGTTTTTGATGGGCACCCAATCGGCTTATTTTGGCCCAGTAAAATACGCCTTATTACCGCAATCACTGGCAAGTAGTGAATTAGTGCGCGGCAATGCTTGGGTGGAGGTCGGCACCTTTCTTGCGATTTTAGCTGGCACTATTGGCGCTGGGATCATGATGGCAAGCAATCATGCTGCTGTGTTAAGTGCATCCGCCGTCGCTGTCTTTGGCGCCATAGGTTGGTTAGCCAGTTTAGCCATAGCGCCTTTACCGCCATTAGCGGCGGCAAGTGCTAACAGTCATCAAGGCTATTGGCGCTTATTACAAAGCGTTAAAGCGCAAAGCAATATCTTTACGGCAGTGCTTGGCATTAGCTGGTTTTGGTTTGTGGGCGCCATTTATCTTACTCAGTTTCCGAATTTCACCCGCTTATTTTTACATGCCAATCCTGGGGTGGTGTCATTACTGTTAGCGCTATTTTCCATTGGCATAGCTAGTGGCTCATTTATGTGCGTCAAGCTTGCTAAAGGGCAGATTGAATTAGGTTTATTGCCAATTGGCCTTTTGGGCTTAGCTGTATTCGGGCTGGATTTAGTCTGGGCAGTGCAGGGCGTAACCCCACTCGCTAATGGCGAGTTGTATGTTGCGAGCTACTTTATTCAAAGCAGCAGTCACTGGCGCTTAATGGTGGATTTATTCATGGTGGGGCTGAGTGGCGGCATTTATATTGTGCCGCTGTATAGCTTCATTCAAGCGGAGGCGCGGCCATCGGAGCGCGCGCAAGTGATAGCAGCGAATAATATTTTGAATGCCATCTTTATGATTGCCTCGGCCTTAGTAGCGATTGTGTTGCTGCAAGTGCTGGAACTTAGCATTGTGCAACTGTTTGCTATTACTGCGCTGCTTAATCTGCCAGTGATTTATTTACTGTGTTTAACTAAGCCCAAGTTTAAACGGGCGGCGCTGAGATATTTACGCGGAAGTAATCGCTAG
- a CDS encoding N-acetyltransferase yields the protein MTNIFLPVAEKSDLAAIFALEQQVFGHHSYPDFFFRQVFDCWHDGLVLAKDEQANLVGYQLAVRASDPKDYWILSLAVATSYQGRGIGKQLINAGIAKAPAGVERILLTVSPTNPARHMYAAQGFVEIAFEEDYFGPEQARLVMALTLT from the coding sequence GTGACGAATATTTTTTTACCTGTGGCCGAAAAATCGGATCTCGCAGCAATTTTTGCGCTAGAGCAGCAAGTGTTTGGCCATCATTCTTATCCTGACTTTTTCTTTCGCCAAGTGTTTGATTGCTGGCATGATGGCCTAGTGCTGGCAAAAGATGAGCAGGCTAACTTAGTCGGTTATCAATTAGCGGTGAGGGCATCGGATCCTAAAGATTATTGGATTTTATCCTTAGCCGTCGCCACCTCTTATCAAGGCCGCGGCATAGGTAAGCAACTAATTAATGCGGGTATTGCTAAGGCGCCTGCTGGAGTTGAGCGCATCTTATTAACTGTGTCACCCACTAACCCCGCGCGCCACATGTACGCTGCCCAAGGGTTTGTGGAAATAGCCTTTGAGGAGGACTATTTTGGCCCAGAGCAGGCGCGATTAGTGATGGCGCTGACGCTCACTTAA
- the cysQ gene encoding 3'(2'),5'-bisphosphate nucleotidase CysQ: MQPEQWLEAVIEIASDAASTIKAIYLDGCFEQQTKLDNTPVTSADLAAHQLITTRLKALTPDIPVISEEDSHLPLSMREHWPRYWLVDPLDGTGEFIAGSGDFSVIIALVEHNRPIMGVVYVPMTDVCYYAIAGLGAYKRAANQEIRIQTRTLAQGQKSNMCLAVSRRQDPQSVLKLFSNPNHCELVVMGGAALKACLVAEGRADCYVRVGPTGEWDTGAAQIIVEEAGGQIMDISLSPLSYNERETMENPNFIVVGMPSLPWDEILQEQ; this comes from the coding sequence ATGCAACCAGAACAATGGCTTGAAGCCGTGATTGAGATAGCCAGTGATGCGGCATCAACAATCAAAGCTATCTATCTTGATGGCTGTTTTGAGCAACAAACTAAACTGGATAACACGCCAGTGACCTCGGCAGACCTTGCTGCGCATCAGTTAATTACCACTCGCCTTAAGGCGTTAACGCCTGATATTCCAGTGATTTCTGAAGAAGACAGTCATCTTCCGCTATCAATGCGTGAACACTGGCCGCGTTACTGGCTGGTGGACCCATTAGATGGCACTGGCGAGTTTATTGCTGGCAGTGGTGATTTCTCGGTGATCATTGCTTTGGTTGAACATAACCGCCCGATCATGGGGGTAGTGTATGTGCCTATGACTGATGTGTGTTACTACGCCATTGCTGGCCTTGGCGCTTATAAGCGCGCCGCCAATCAAGAAATCCGCATTCAAACTCGCACCCTAGCGCAAGGCCAAAAGAGCAATATGTGCTTGGCCGTGAGTCGCCGCCAAGATCCGCAGTCAGTGCTTAAGTTATTTTCTAACCCTAATCATTGTGAGTTAGTCGTCATGGGCGGCGCCGCCCTTAAAGCTTGCTTAGTGGCTGAAGGGCGCGCCGATTGTTATGTACGAGTTGGTCCCACAGGTGAGTGGGATACAGGTGCGGCGCAAATTATTGTTGAAGAAGCGGGTGGCCAAATCATGGATATCAGCTTGTCACCCTTGAGTTACAACGAAAGAGAAACCATGGAAAACCCTAATTTCATCGTAGTAGGCATGCCGTCTTTACCTTGGGATGAAATATTGCAGGAGCAATAA
- the nudE gene encoding ADP compounds hydrolase NudE: protein MSSRQKPEILHRQVVAHSRLFKIEQIHLKFSNQVERVYERMAGGSRGAVMVVPILGDELLLGREYAAGTDNYELGFPKGLIDPGEDAITAANRELQEEIGYQAGRLTLLKELSLAPGYFSSKMQIFLAQDLSPSKLEGDEPEPIEIETCPLAQWEQLLDNPDFTESRSVSALFLALKHLNHES from the coding sequence ATGAGTTCAAGGCAAAAGCCAGAAATTCTCCATAGGCAAGTCGTTGCTCATAGTCGTTTGTTTAAGATTGAGCAAATTCATCTTAAGTTCTCTAATCAAGTGGAGCGCGTGTATGAGCGCATGGCAGGTGGCAGCCGCGGCGCCGTAATGGTCGTTCCCATATTAGGTGATGAGCTGTTACTGGGGCGAGAATATGCAGCTGGCACAGATAATTATGAGCTAGGCTTCCCTAAGGGCTTAATTGACCCTGGTGAAGATGCTATTACTGCTGCCAATCGTGAGTTGCAAGAAGAAATAGGTTATCAAGCAGGGCGCTTAACCTTGCTAAAAGAGCTATCCCTCGCGCCCGGTTATTTTTCCAGTAAGATGCAGATTTTTTTGGCGCAAGACTTAAGCCCAAGCAAGTTAGAAGGCGATGAGCCTGAGCCCATTGAAATAGAAACTTGCCCATTGGCGCAGTGGGAGCAGCTGTTAGACAATCCCGACTTTACCGAATCCAGAAGCGTGAGCGCCTTATTTTTAGCGCTTAAGCATCTTAACCATGAGTCTTAA
- the yrfG gene encoding GMP/IMP nucleotidase, whose protein sequence is MFPWQQIDTVLLDMDGTLLDLHYDNCIWQQLVPQALSAKHQISLTAAHALVDNAYQQVAGTLDWYCLDYWSNALGLDILALHHEAAAKIQWRQDSLPFLIALKQTNKRRILLTNAHPDNLALKLAHTGLGTELEGQLSSHNTGFAKECPEFWQYAIKAFDLVPERCLFIDDSPRILAAAKAAGIGFQLGITNPDSHKAPQMMTDFMAISDYQVLLPPLLSANG, encoded by the coding sequence ATGTTTCCATGGCAACAAATTGATACTGTGTTATTAGACATGGATGGTACCTTGCTTGACCTGCACTATGACAACTGCATTTGGCAGCAATTAGTACCGCAAGCCCTAAGCGCTAAACATCAAATATCGCTAACTGCAGCCCATGCCTTAGTTGATAACGCTTACCAGCAAGTGGCTGGAACATTAGATTGGTATTGCCTAGATTATTGGAGCAATGCTTTAGGCTTAGATATTTTAGCCCTGCATCATGAAGCCGCAGCAAAAATTCAATGGCGCCAAGACAGCTTACCTTTTTTAATAGCCTTAAAGCAGACCAATAAACGCCGAATCTTACTCACTAACGCGCATCCAGATAACTTAGCGCTCAAATTAGCCCACACCGGCTTAGGGACAGAGTTGGAGGGTCAGCTTTCAAGTCATAATACTGGCTTTGCAAAAGAGTGTCCTGAGTTTTGGCAATATGCCATTAAGGCGTTTGACTTGGTGCCAGAGCGCTGCCTATTTATTGATGACAGCCCCAGAATCTTAGCGGCAGCTAAGGCGGCGGGGATTGGTTTTCAGCTCGGAATTACTAATCCAGACTCCCACAAGGCGCCACAAATGATGACAGATTTTATGGCGATCAGTGATTATCAGGTATTACTGCCACCGCTACTTAGCGCCAATGGCTAG
- a CDS encoding type II secretion system protein N — MLKKLVVFVLLYLVFMVTLFPANVAISWLTLPKNISLSGVSGSVWAGKIAQANIDGRQLDNLSWQLLPAQLLKGQAAAEIIIGNRASAVNGKAWLGYSAAGLALKDVRIEAPLKWIIGNTRLPFRAEAQGDITVMLAGFKQGTPWCEALDGKAFASDLQVNNQFGKYPLGELQVAMSCTDGQVQVAMDEATNGLGISGTAVVGDKMQLVLDAKIRETDTMPSDLKKALSFLGRSDDMGYYPLKFNGRIPGL; from the coding sequence GTGCTTAAGAAACTAGTCGTGTTTGTCCTGCTGTATCTAGTGTTTATGGTGACCTTGTTTCCAGCCAATGTCGCTATTTCTTGGCTGACGCTGCCCAAAAATATCTCGCTCTCAGGCGTGAGCGGTAGTGTGTGGGCAGGCAAGATAGCGCAGGCGAATATCGATGGTCGCCAACTAGATAATTTGAGCTGGCAATTATTACCCGCGCAATTACTAAAAGGCCAAGCGGCGGCAGAAATCATCATAGGTAACCGCGCTTCAGCGGTAAATGGTAAGGCGTGGCTGGGTTATAGCGCGGCGGGCTTAGCCCTTAAAGATGTCAGAATCGAAGCGCCACTTAAATGGATAATAGGTAATACGCGTTTGCCGTTTCGCGCCGAAGCGCAGGGCGATATTACTGTGATGCTCGCAGGCTTTAAGCAAGGCACGCCTTGGTGCGAAGCGCTTGATGGCAAGGCCTTTGCCTCCGACTTACAAGTTAATAACCAGTTTGGCAAGTATCCATTAGGTGAGTTACAAGTGGCCATGAGTTGCACCGATGGCCAAGTGCAAGTAGCTATGGATGAAGCCACCAATGGCCTTGGGATCTCTGGGACTGCCGTTGTTGGTGACAAGATGCAACTAGTGCTAGATGCCAAGATACGTGAAACAGATACCATGCCAAGCGATCTTAAAAAAGCCTTGAGCTTCTTAGGCCGCAGCGATGATATGGGTTATTACCCGCTTAAATTTAATGGCCGCATTCCTGGGCTGTAA
- a CDS encoding type II secretion system protein M, with the protein MQQSLMNWWESLVQRERQMVAAAAVMVVIGIGYWGVWSPINNALQDAEQRLHTQQQNLQYVKTTANQITALRQAGAKGGNRGSISNIVTKTAGDFQLEISRMQPQGKSIQLWMDDVPFNTLMSFLDNLVQEQGLSLDSLDINETDAPGVVQVRRIQLSQ; encoded by the coding sequence ATGCAACAGAGCTTAATGAACTGGTGGGAATCACTCGTGCAGCGTGAGCGCCAAATGGTCGCCGCGGCGGCGGTTATGGTAGTCATCGGCATAGGTTATTGGGGTGTATGGAGTCCAATTAATAATGCTCTGCAAGACGCCGAGCAGCGTTTGCACACCCAGCAGCAAAATTTGCAGTATGTTAAAACCACGGCCAATCAAATCACCGCCTTGCGACAAGCGGGTGCTAAGGGCGGCAATCGCGGTAGCATCAGCAATATAGTCACTAAAACCGCGGGCGACTTCCAGCTTGAAATTAGCCGGATGCAGCCACAAGGTAAGTCGATTCAATTGTGGATGGATGATGTGCCTTTTAATACCTTAATGAGTTTTCTCGATAACCTAGTGCAAGAGCAAGGCTTGTCTCTTGATAGCTTAGATATCAATGAGACAGATGCCCCTGGCGTTGTACAGGTGCGTCGAATCCAGCTGTCGCAATAA